One part of the Humulus lupulus chromosome 9, drHumLupu1.1, whole genome shotgun sequence genome encodes these proteins:
- the LOC133799291 gene encoding sterol carrier protein 2-like encodes MATGQFKAETLFDLMKQHFETEEGKHLCKKVNLVYQINLAPKKIGIDEVCYTIDLKNAKVFKGTLEGEEKPDATFSFKEDDFVKIALGKMNPQIAFMRGVLKIKGSLSAAQKFTPDIFPKLPVSKL; translated from the exons ATGGCGACCGGTCAGTTCAAGGCGGAGACTTTGTTCGATTTGATGAAGCAGCACTTCGAAACCGAAGAGGGTAAACATCTTTGCAAGAAAGTTAATCTCGTTTACCAGATCAATCTCGCACCCAAG AAAATTGGGATCGATGAGGTCTGTTATACTATTGATCTGAAGAATGCGAAGGTCTTCAAAG GAACATTGGAAGGAGAAGAAAAGCCTGATGCCACATTTTCCTTCAAGGAAGATGATTTTGTCAAAATTGCACTTGGAAAGATGAATCCCCAGATTGCTTTCATGAG GGGAGTCTTGAAGATTAAGGGCAGTCTTAGTGCAGCACAGAAATTTACACCAGATATTTTCCCTAAGCTCCCAGTTTCAAAGCTGTGA